The genomic stretch TTGTTAACACGTTCACACATTATTGTAGAGcattttaaagggtcagttcacccaaactacaaaaaaagcCAGTCAGAtagctttggttttatttactCAGTCAAGTTTAACGAgtcaataaaaccaaaactatcttcATGAATAGACACCACTTGAAATTTGGCTGAACGGAtcatttgttgctgttttagGCTTCATTCCAAAAAGTCAGAACTACTTTGCCTGCAACTACTCTGAAACATGTCGTAAAGCGCTGTCTGAGTTTTACCAGGGGCGTGTGAAGATCCAACGGCAAACAGCAGACCTGCCAGCTGTTGTCAACTACAACAACCAACAGTTTGAAGTAACTCTCTCCATTACACACTTGTTCTGGCTctaccactctctctctcactctattgcacacacacacacacacacacacacacacacacacacacacacacacacacacacacacacacacacacacacacacacacacacacacacacacacacacacaaacgtattGACATGGCACCTCTGAATAGGTTCACACTTGTTTAATTATCCATAGTGGAAACTCACTGTAGTTCATTGTCAGTTCAGTGTAATGTGATCCACCCAATAGGAAACTGAGAGGCAGAACGGGTCAGCTTTCCAGGAGATCGACCACAGATTCATCAATTATGTCTCTGAGATTCACATAAACTAACTTTTTTAGATAACTAAAAGGAATAATCAGCAGTTTAATCAATTCAAATGATATCTAAATGATCTCTGAGTCTTGTTCTAATGGTTCTCTGTTATCTTTTGTCCCAGAGACCAAGACCCCCCTTGAAAGCAATCTCCAACAAAGTGATAACCTGCAGGCCCTCAAAGTCCTTCACCCCAGCTGGAAAACCATACTTCATGGATGATGATAACCCGCAAAAGTTTTTTATCTCAGGTACATCAGAGAACTTTACCAGTTGTTTCCATTAAATgaaatttaaacacaacatatcAACTTCTTTGTTGATAAGGCAAACTACAGTATATTCACCTGCCTcctgaaaaaaaatactggtCTTAATCAACTGCATATTAGACTTTACTCTGCAGGTATTGTGAACTTTGTCTGTCGGCTATTTGGTGCCGAGCAGTCAGTGTAGGTTTAACAgcatttttgttgaaactgcTGCTTGCTTTGTCTGGAAATACAACCATGCGGACAGTAAAATTATACAATATCTATACTGGAATTCTTCAGCATGCTTTGCAAGggaaataaaactataaaagcTTATAGTTTTATTTCCCTTGCAAAGCATGCTGAAGAATTCCTACAATACTCCAGCAGTTcactgaattgtgtttttttacaggttTTACAGGGCATGTGCCAAAATCTCGCTGCCTAATTGGCAAAGGTTTCCCCATCACTACCAACCAGGCACTGATCCAGTTTGGGAAGCAGCAGCGGACTGACCCCACGGCACAAAGCATCCCAGGGAGGAAGGATAGCACAATAACTCCCATGCCCACCATCTATCCATCAAACAGGGCCGTGGTGCCTTCATTCACCGGACACATCCCAGGTCTGTGTCAGTGTTAGCAAAACATTTGCCTTGCAAGTCATTTCATAAAAGTAACTGAAGTGAAATGAATCAGTTAACATCAagttcaagcatgtcttactcTACACCATCCTGCAGGGTACCAGTTTATGTACGGACAAACCTTTGGCCAACTTTCCAAGAATGCACTGGAAAAGAGCGGCATCAAGAGGATGATTCAGGCATAGAAAACAACCAGCATACATgtcaataaaaatgaacattgtgAGATGAGTCAAATCTGAGAATGTATCAAGAATGCCTCACATTAACATGAAACgcataaataaagatttttactGTTCACTTTTGGCATACAAGAAGAAGTCTTTATTGACAGACTTTGATTGTCACTTGGCATTAAAGGAAGCATTCAGAGGTTGAGAAGAAATGATGCTGGGGGAAGTTATGTCACAGGATTCACATTATAACAGTACATTAAAAATTCAGtatgaacacattttctgttttttccatcCTCTTATCTAACCATCAGTCTATCAAAATATACCAGACACACACTTTAATACCTGAAGCAGCCACAAGATGGCATTCAATTGTGCAACTCCATTGATTTCACTGGAAGATATTCTACTGTATATaccaaacaatcacacacatttaaaaaacaacctaaCTGAAACATTACAAGGAGGTTAAGAGATGTAAGAAGTACCTACTGAATGTTTGTTAACTCATGCACCTAAAGTAAATCCATGCAGGGATTTGCTCAAGAAAGCAAGTTActtgaaacaaaacatcactGAATATCCACCAGGCTGGTGTCTAGCATATTTGGCACTAGTAAGAATGTATTGCTTTCGCCTATAGATGAAAGGTACAGCTATGCAGAGAATGACCACAGGAATGTCAAACAGTCTTAAGCAggtaaatattcacattttatgaTTGATTTCTGCCTACAGGAAATATAAAGGAGATTTAAGCCAAATGGTGCAATTGGCCCTCATTCATCAAGCAGTTTTGTGGAAAACAGATCAGGATCTACTGAGGAAATGATCCACCCTCTTCTGAACACAATCCTAGTTTTATCTCACAACTAATAAGAGCACAAATTACATAACGACACCTATAAATAAACAACCAAGGGACATTTTAAGATTAGAAGTGAGTCACAACAGCTGTTTGAAAGTTAAACCCAGTAATAATGCAGGTGTTTACTAAATGGAGATTTATGTATCACTAGATTAAATGCAATAAGTCAGTAACTTCCAGGTGTAACTGTAGCTTTAGTAGTTTGCTAACCGACTGAGAAAACTAACTGTAGCTTGCTGATATATGTCCAGTTTAGTTTGAAAAGTAAGAGATAGTATGAAATAGGGTCGACATATCTGATTGCTGTTTAATAATTACGTAAACTGGAAAGATTTTAAAGTGCCTTTCATAAACGTAACAGAAAACCTAAAATTAGATAGTTATCCTTCCTAGTCAATCTAAATGACTAGCTAAATAGCATTAACACATATTTCTCCGttcaaataatcaaacaaagTAATACCAACATTGACAATGGATTAGATATATTAGATatagccctgcgacagactggcgacctgtccagggtgtaccctgccttcgcccattgacagctgagatcggctccagcacccctgcgacccttaactggataagcaggttacggaaaatggaatggatggatattagatatatagatttaaatgattatttttggcACTTGTGTTCAGTTTGCTACTGCGTTTGCTACAAAGACTTGTTTAAATAGTTGGTTGGACAGGATTATAGATGTTTCCTTACAATTTGTAAaagttttatataaatgaaGACATTCCTTTAATTTAAATGGTGCTGCaacctgatttattttgttcctATAGACCATCTTGTGATGGGATCAAACCAACCACAATGCCAAATCGGGCCAGGGGCGTAAAGACGGGTTGTCAATGACCCCTTTGGCCCCCTTGCTCAGACCACAGCCATCTTCAAACTtgaccttcattttgatctcaactacacagcAGTACCGTTtcgtgactgcatcttgcacggtTGTGATGCTACTGTGGTGACAAAATCAGTccacaaagagacagatatataaacacctggcaaagtactaAAAACCTTGTCTGTGGTAGTTAGCTACAGTAAGTGTCTCCTGGACCACTTGTTGTcttgctcaaacacacacacagaatgacacggtgaaaacaataccagccacacacggttacagctgataactaGCTGATAATAAGATCTTAGAAAGGGCACGCATACTTGAAAAGCTGGTGCAACGCAAAGCTTGATGAATAAGGGCCATTGCCAAAGCTTGTTATGCTATGTGTTTTCTGATCAGTTCAGCGCTGTGTATGTATTATCATGCAGCTACAGTAAGACTTTTTGTTACAACAGTAAATAGGTTCCACTTTGTCCTCCACGGTTTTGGAGGTTTTGTTTTCAGCAGTCCTTGTAAGTCTGAGCTCCTCCTAGCTTCATTGACCTGATGGATTGAGCCAACAGTCCGAGCTGTGATCTGTCAAAATTCAGCCAATGTGATGGTCTCCTGTACCTGAAATGAAAGCAATGACATAGAGGTAGATCGTAAATCAACCAAATGATAGATTCAAGTAGTAAGAAATTCATCCAGAAAACCAGTAGGCTACTTGTTTCATTGATCTGCTGCTGGTTCTTACCTTCTGGTTTGTGCTCCACTCGGAGAAACTGTCCTGCTGGAAGTATCAGCTGCTCCAAACAGTTTGGCCCAGCGCAGCCCACCCTGACATGGACTCTGGGCCTGGACACAAGTGGATGCAATCGGTGTCTCATAGtatttctctcccctcctcccttcttgcTTGCTGTCCATACTTATTTGAGACCAAGTATCTGCATAATTCTGTCTACAGTCCTCCCCTTCAACCACACCATCCATAAGGTAAGGCTCTTTCGGCCACCACTCTGGAATAGGAGCTAACAATGGACTCCTGTTGGCCTGCTTCCCTCCACAATCCGGCCGGACGCAATTCTGAGAACGTAGAGACTCTTGGTGAAGCAGACCTGTCTGATGAGAAATCTTAGTTCGCTGACTGCGGTCGCTGCTGTCTACCTTTTTGTCAGCTTGCAGTAGCGGCCAGCTGGTCACTAGGAGGGCTGAGCACGGCGGAGGAGGAGAAATTCCCTGCTCCTCAGAACACAGCTGTCTGTTACGTAACAGTCGGGGCTCCAAGAGCAAGTTGAGGTCAAAGGGCAGCACAGCGAGGGGCTGCAGAAGAAGTAGCAGCTCTTGAAACAATGGCTGACACTGACCCAGTGACATGGACAGGAACCCCCAAGAATGGTAGTATGTTGTCACCACATCTGTGGAGAGAGTAACAAATGTGAACACACAAAGATGTAAGAATaggaaataataatatgttattGAGCTAATGACTAACATCGGCATGCAATAATAATCTGTTATTGAGCTCAGCAATAACATCGGCAATGCTAACACGTTAATGCTCTCAAGGTCCTTTGTCAAATAAACATGCTCGTTTTAAGCTGTTTTTGTTATCCACGTTCATCATCTCAttctaacatttgctaattagcacttaacacaaagttCATCAGCAAACGTATTTGACAAATGTGAATTTGACCCGATAAAGTAGCTAACTGAAAAGTCAGGAGATCACCATCGTTATCTCAATTGATTCTatggggaacatgaatattgGTATATCATTTCATGACAGTCCtttcaatagttgttgagatatttggaCCATTTGGCATTTTGCAATGCTGATATTATAGTAAATTCAATGTGCACTCACCTTTTAGACCCTGAAGGTGACTGAGCCAGAATTCCAAAGCTCTCaagctgaaagagaaaaaataaacaaccaaaGATTAATGCTTGTATGTGCAGTAATTTCATTAACCTCATTAACATAATTAGTGTGATCAATGGTAATTTCGGTACTTACTTAAGCAGACCCATAATGAAGGCTCTCAGTCTCATGCAGTGGCTGGTGAGCTGGGGACATTGCCTAATTTTGCAGACCAGGCTGTGAAGGACCCTGGTGGATGGACCTGTTGCAGACGGAGACCAAAAATACTTGAGCACACAACAAACAGTGTATCACAAACAATGCTGCTCCACCAGTACAGCAAGCCAGGACATTCACGACACTTCCTTTGAAACACGATCAATCTAGTTGCATTTACCGATCCTAGTAGAGACCTCCACCACACTCCAAGAGTTGTTGCGTCGCTGCCCGATGACGAGGTCCAGTTTGTGATCCCTGAGACCGTCCTCTAAAATATTCTGGATCGCTGGACACAAATGTTCCAGAACTAGACCGGCTATCGTGGGACTGCGAGAGCTGTTACCCAGACGCATCTGTGGCAGAAAGAAATATGATACAGTGATACATTTCCTGCTGACACAAGTAATATGACTCCAGTCCTAAACTGTCAGTAATATCAGTAAGGTGCTTTCCATTGTAATACATCCTTCAAGCTGCTTTAGCTCTCCCAAATTCATACCTTTTCTTCAGGGTTTCTGCTGCTGCCAAAATGAGCCATGATCAAATCCACCGCCCTGCTCACTGACCTCAGCAAACCTAGAGACATTGGACGAGGTAAGAGGTTTGACAAGCTGAAGTACATTGTTTGGGCAGACACAAAACATTGATATATCACTATATAAAAAACGTTACATTGTAAATCCCCATCTTATGACATTTCAGTGTGTTATTTTCATCAATTAAGGGAATCTAACTAACCTGTTTCCAGTACAAATCAAGTCATTTCTTGGATTTTCAACTCTAGTGCAATAATTtccctttttctgtctgtcttgtaATTTCTAGTGTGATTTGTATTGGAGACAGGTTGAAACGATTTTTCTGCACTGTCAGATGTTTCActctttttaagaaaataagattCAATAGTGAACAAAACTTGCTAGATAGGATTTTCACCTTCCTAACTGAGTAAGTGCATAGAAACATGAGAGATTACTTTCAGGGTTCATTATCATATTGCataaatgcaaatgtgaaaGTGAACTGAAGATGAAAGAGTCCATTTTTAGCAGCAGTCCTCATTGACCTGCTCTCCCCTGCCtgcctttcttcttctcataCTGACTAGCCTCTGCAAATGCCACGGTAAATTCTTTATGCATGTTGACGCTGCCTGCAGTGCTGCACCACACTGACTGTTCACCACAATGTCTGCATCGTTGATTAATCATCACAAAAGGCTCACatttatagaataaaatgtGCACCCATGTGGTAAAACAAATTGATTAGGTGCGTTCCTAAATCTTAAGCACTGTTTCTACTGCATCATTCTccttctcctgtcctctcttgGAGCTTGCAGTCGCACACACATAGGCTACAGAGCAGGAGGCTCAGCCAATCCTGTGCAGGGAGAGTTAAAAATAGGTCATGTTTGAGAGGAAGCCCCTTCAGGGTATTGAAGGCACTGCTACAGCACAGTGAGTTTTTATTGCTGCTCTCTCCAGCTCATGACTAGATCCACAATCCAATCAAGGAGGAATCCAGTCAATGCTGTTACTAGGTCACTATTTTACTCCATTCAGATTTCAATGTAGGGCATATACtgtattaacatgttttaaacaaactgatGTCGTCGTTAATtgtcctcacctctcctctgaAGATGGCTGATAGACATGGACTCATAAGATGTATCGGGTGAGAGGCAGAACTCTGTGGGCGGCCTGTCACTCAGGATCAGAGATTCACTGTGTTGACTCTGACTCGGCTTCCCATTGAGCCCAGCAGAGTCCTGGATTTGCAGCCCAGAAGTAGCCAGGGAAAGCAGGCAAcccaaagaggagagaggagctacTGAAGAGAAGGCAGCTGTGAAACTACCGTGAAAAAAGCCAGAGTCAGCTGCAGGTGCAGCCCGGTACTGAGGGAACTTTTTTTCTGGTTGTACGGTTGTGGGAGGAGACAGGGACACCTGCAGGTTTGGGTGATAGGCGTCAGTGGTTAGGAGTAAAGTAGGTGGTGTATGGGTATGAGAGAATATTGGATCATAGGAGGTGTGGGTCTGGGACTGATAGGGACTTTCGGGCTCAGTGTTAGCTTGGCTCTCCTCAGGAGTCAGGTTAATAAGGTCTTGGTAGGTGGGAATTTTAACAAGGTTGGTCTGATTTGGGGCTGAAAACAGATTAGAAAAAGTATTCTGAGTTTTGCCTGAGTATGGGCTTGTTATATCTTGAAAAAGTCTTGGCTTTGGACCGATGTGAGTATTATCCAGGTTGTTTTTTGATACAGATGGACTTGGGCGTCCTTGGCCTCTGCTGGACTGGCTCCATGTGCGTCTGCGGCTGGCTGAACACTCTGGACTCGGCGTGCAGGTGGAGCAGGTGTCAGAGCTCGAAGGAGCCTCCAGGAAGATGGGGCAGTGGTTGGCCATTTGGGATGGCTCAAGATCAGAAAAGCATTGACTGCTTTTGACCTTGAACTTCAGGCCTGGTTGGGAACTACCAGACTTGCTGCTCTTCTGATTTATGTATTGCTCCAGAAGACAGCCCAAGTGCTGGGTCTGTGGTTTGCCTGTGGGGGCCAGAACAAAGGGCTGGATGGGCAGTGAGGTTGGTCTCTGGGCCTTAGTGTAGCGCACCCCTGCATTTTCCAGAGAACATGCTCCTGAGATGGAGgtagaagatgaaaaaaaatgttgaaacagATGTTAGATTCACCTAATACTTAAccaaaattatgatttttatcCTGGTATTCCATCCTTGCATATTTTGCTCGCTCACTTATAAAAGCaagaaactaagaaacaaaacactCACCCTTCTCAGTAGCATCGGTATGACAGTGCTCCTGGTGCTGATTATTCACAGATGGCTGTGTGGACGCAGTGCTCGTGCCTTGGCTTTTACCGCTATGTGGGCTACACTGGCTGGGGCACAGCAAACAGGGTGAGGGGGAGAGGGTTTTGATGCTGTCCATATGTTTCTTCTTGCAGAGGGTTCTCTCAGTGGAGGTGGTGGCAACTTGATAATCATAGGTCTGAAACTGAGAGCAGTCAAACCCAGCACTGTATTGTGCGGAGGAGaacctcttttctttttgctgatCCTCTTTCTCCTGATGGTAATACAGAGGAAAAATAACTGCTTATGTTTAATCAACCaaatcacaaatgtgtttttacacaaaataagataagattagaatcagaatacaatattttattcaattgtgttattttctctttcttctgttAGCAAATTGTTACCTGTATCTACAAAACACCGCCTATTTACAGCTTTTTAGATAATCgctcaatttaatttaaagtttacattaaaaaaactcaatatCACCACATTTGGAGATACAAGGCTGTCATTGAACAGTGgcaactttattatttaaatagttaGCATACCCATTTCATCTAGGAGAAGAGCTGTTTTATTGTGACATTACCTTTTTGACTCCTTTGTCTTGTCCCTCGTTCTTATGATCGACAAAGAGGTGCtcagagggagggaaggggctACTTCTGCTCTGACCCTCGGGGCAGCTGGTGAGGCTGGACCAGGCTGGACTGGGCGACTGGGAGGAGAGGTCACAGGTCACAAGCTTGTAGTACTTCTGGTTGGTCTCCATGGCCAGTGTGGCCTGACTTTGGAGACAGGCGGCCAGGTCTGATACCTCCAGCGAGGAGAGACCCGGGGGCAGCGGCTCCAGGGAATAAAGATTGCAGTTAGAGTCCAGGCCCTGTGGTGACCAGCAGGAAGCAGGAGGCGTCATGTCAACCTCCTCTTTAGAGGGAGAGTTAACTGTCATGTCGTCATGTTGGAGGTTCTCAGCTGGAGTCTGAGGAACGGGTTGGAGGTTGAGGAACACAGATCCCTCAGATGATTGATAGGGGTGAACTGCAGGACTGCTAAGGTCATTGGGCGTGGCAGGGTTGTTGCTCCTGTTATAAATAGTGCAGAAGTTTACCAAGACGCCATCAGAGCTGTTACAGGAAGAGTCGCTGACATACTCTGTGTGAATGTTGGAAAACAGCTCTGGGGAACATTTGTGTTGGCTGTGGATGCAGCAGGACACTTTATCCTTCAGTCTGTCTGAGTCCTGCTCTCCATAAGCCGTCACTGTGATGCCAGATCTGCTCAAATGAAAGCATTGGCATTCCGTTTGCAGAGAATCCAGCAGGTGAGGCTGGTTAGAGAGCCAATCTTGGTCACTCTTAGTACCCAACATGGTCCCTTCATTGCCCCACTCACTGTCCATGTCTCCATGGGACATTGTATGATTTGTGGCACCATTACTTCGAGGCCAGTTGGAATTCCCATGCAAGACAAAAGATGAGTCCTCGTGATATCTGTGTAGATTATCTCCATCActatcttcctcttcctcatcctcgtCTAGCTCTTTATTAGCAAGGAATGAGTTGTGTGACCGCAGACTGTCTCTAGCTCCAGAGCTTTCCTTCTTCAGATGGGAACTCGTCTCTTCCGGTGATGAGTTGGAGTCGTACCTCCCGCTGCTGTCactgcctccctcctcttccGCTCGGTCCTCAATGAGACTACCGTAGCTGCTGGAAAAATGTCTGCGGCCACCGGCGAAGGAACTCTCTTGGTTCAGCGAGTCCTGTTCTGGGAGGGACACGGCTCGGGTGAGGCCTACTGAGCACAGCCGGCCGGGTCTCTTGGCCGAGCTGCACAGGGCTTGGACATTAAGTTGCCAAGTGGGAAGCTGAACCACAGGGAAGTGGCACGCTATCAGGGTGTCCCCGGAGAGACTGGATGCTGCAATCATACTGCTGGATCAGGCTGAACCATGGAAACTCTCTCCATGTTTCTTAAATTGaatcctgaaataaaaaaaatagaatagaatatctTATAAGTAGGATGAATCTGCTTTTTAAGTG from Anoplopoma fimbria isolate UVic2021 breed Golden Eagle Sablefish chromosome 14, Afim_UVic_2022, whole genome shotgun sequence encodes the following:
- the fam166b gene encoding protein FAM166B, producing MEKYAPKFSKVLLTPDPHYVPGYTGYCPQLKYNVGKSYGKLTSELLTSPDVQHSNCLVLHTGHLPSTDSNTGLTLRSIPECNLKKMIPGYTGFIPKSQNYFACNYSETCRKALSEFYQGRVKIQRQTADLPAVVNYNNQQFERPRPPLKAISNKVITCRPSKSFTPAGKPYFMDDDNPQKFFISGFTGHVPKSRCLIGKGFPITTNQALIQFGKQQRTDPTAQSIPGRKDSTITPMPTIYPSNRAVVPSFTGHIPGYQFMYGQTFGQLSKNALEKSGIKRMIQA
- the LOC129102874 gene encoding AP-4 complex accessory subunit RUSC2, which translates into the protein MIAASSLSGDTLIACHFPVVQLPTWQLNVQALCSSAKRPGRLCSVGLTRAVSLPEQDSLNQESSFAGGRRHFSSSYGSLIEDRAEEEGGSDSSGRYDSNSSPEETSSHLKKESSGARDSLRSHNSFLANKELDEDEEEEDSDGDNLHRYHEDSSFVLHGNSNWPRSNGATNHTMSHGDMDSEWGNEGTMLGTKSDQDWLSNQPHLLDSLQTECQCFHLSRSGITVTAYGEQDSDRLKDKVSCCIHSQHKCSPELFSNIHTEYVSDSSCNSSDGVLVNFCTIYNRSNNPATPNDLSSPAVHPYQSSEGSVFLNLQPVPQTPAENLQHDDMTVNSPSKEEVDMTPPASCWSPQGLDSNCNLYSLEPLPPGLSSLEVSDLAACLQSQATLAMETNQKYYKLVTCDLSSQSPSPAWSSLTSCPEGQSRSSPFPPSEHLFVDHKNEGQDKGVKKDQQKEKRFSSAQYSAGFDCSQFQTYDYQVATTSTERTLCKKKHMDSIKTLSPSPCLLCPSQCSPHSGKSQGTSTASTQPSVNNQHQEHCHTDATEKGACSLENAGVRYTKAQRPTSLPIQPFVLAPTGKPQTQHLGCLLEQYINQKSSKSGSSQPGLKFKVKSSQCFSDLEPSQMANHCPIFLEAPSSSDTCSTCTPSPECSASRRRTWSQSSRGQGRPSPSVSKNNLDNTHIGPKPRLFQDITSPYSGKTQNTFSNLFSAPNQTNLVKIPTYQDLINLTPEESQANTEPESPYQSQTHTSYDPIFSHTHTPPTLLLTTDAYHPNLQVSLSPPTTVQPEKKFPQYRAAPAADSGFFHGSFTAAFSSVAPLSSLGCLLSLATSGLQIQDSAGLNGKPSQSQHSESLILSDRPPTEFCLSPDTSYESMSISHLQRRGLLRSVSRAVDLIMAHFGSSRNPEEKMRLGNSSRSPTIAGLVLEHLCPAIQNILEDGLRDHKLDLVIGQRRNNSWSVVEVSTRIGPSTRVLHSLVCKIRQCPQLTSHCMRLRAFIMGLLNLRALEFWLSHLQGLKDVVTTYYHSWGFLSMSLGQCQPLFQELLLLLQPLAVLPFDLNLLLEPRLLRNRQLCSEEQGISPPPPCSALLVTSWPLLQADKKVDSSDRSQRTKISHQTGLLHQESLRSQNCVRPDCGGKQANRSPLLAPIPEWWPKEPYLMDGVVEGEDCRQNYADTWSQISMDSKQEGRRGEKYYETPIASTCVQAQSPCQGGLRWAKLFGAADTSSRTVSPSGAQTRRYRRPSHWLNFDRSQLGLLAQSIRSMKLGGAQTYKDC